Below is a window of Fibrobacter sp. UWB11 DNA.
CTATTATCTTTTTTTTAGTTCCGGATGCATGGCGTAGAATTGTTTTTTGTCTTCGTACATTTGAACGTCAGCTTCTTGCATCGCTTTTCGAATACTGCCGCCCTCTTCGTTATAGTAAAAACCCAATGAAAAACTCACGTTGTTCAAGTCCATGGATTTTTCATGGATTTTTTTGACCTTAGCTTCGATTATGTCTTTAGGCTGGTCTGTGATGATTACCAAAAATTCATCTCCGCCTGCACGGTACACTTCTCCTTCCGTAAATGTTTCGGTCAAAATGCAAGATGCTTTTTTCAACAGTTGGTCACCAGCATCATGCCCTTGAATATCGTTGACGGGCTTGAGTCCATTGAGGTCAGCGAATATAACAGCCAATGATTTGTATGTAATCTCTCCGTTCACGAACTGCGAAATCCTGTTGTTCATGGAATTGCGGTTCAAAAGACCTGTCAGCAAATCCGTGTTGCTGAGCTCTTCAAGCTTGTTCACTAACTGGTAGTTTGCAATTTCCGAAGCTATAAAGAACGTCGAAGTTTCGAGAATTTCTTTTATTTGTAGTGCTTTGGATGTGTCGAAATTGGCAACCCAGAAAAAGCCTATGATTCTGTTATTCGCTTCAATCGGTAACAAAATAAGGCTGTCAACATCATGCTGTTGAAGAGATGCGTACCATTTTGGATTCCGTTTTTTGACGATTTCAAAATCGTCTTCGTTCTCTAGCATTAAACAGTTGCTATTGGCGAGAATATCAATCCATGTTTTGGCAAAATCGATAAAATCATGGGTCAGGTCTTCTCTAAGAGAGCGTTGGTTTGAACTATTTTTAACCGAGTCGCTAAATACGGAACAAGTATGCTCGCTAAAGTCGGTTAGCAAAATGCAACAGTAGCTTGCGTTACAGATTTCACGAATGTCTTTAATGACTTCATCCATGGTCTTTTGCAGATTTTG
It encodes the following:
- a CDS encoding sensor domain-containing diguanylate cyclase, whose product is MDLQKFVDSFNTMTCVVSVEKREDGRLGRILYEVANKPFIEATEQAVRDGYAITNEPFKPGSSYERYMKKELNFEHFCYQCAIKKEPIHAYIRPEHFDFCINLVMLPLNIDDPKKAYCSYSQCISPEVDYDAMSKLSAETSSTVLKTCIKLRGAQNLQKTMDEVIKDIREICNASYCCILLTDFSEHTCSVFSDSVKNSSNQRSLREDLTHDFIDFAKTWIDILANSNCLMLENEDDFEIVKKRNPKWYASLQQHDVDSLILLPIEANNRIIGFFWVANFDTSKALQIKEILETSTFFIASEIANYQLVNKLEELSNTDLLTGLLNRNSMNNRISQFVNGEITYKSLAVIFADLNGLKPVNDIQGHDAGDQLLKKASCILTETFTEGEVYRAGGDEFLVIITDQPKDIIEAKVKKIHEKSMDLNNVSFSLGFYYNEEGGSIRKAMQEADVQMYEDKKQFYAMHPELKKR